A window of the Streptomyces albireticuli genome harbors these coding sequences:
- the tuf gene encoding elongation factor Tu: MAKAKFERTKPHVNIGTIGHVDHGKTTLTAAITKVLHDAYPDLNPFTPFDEIDKAPEERQRGITISIAHVEYQTESRHYAHVDCPGHADYIKNMITGAAQMDGAILVVAATDGPMPQTKEHVLLARQSGVPYIVVALNKADMVDDEEILELVELEVRELLSEYEFDGDNAPVVQVSALKALEGDKEWGEKLLGLMKAVDENIPQPERDVDKPFLMPIEDVFTITGRGTVVTGRIERGVLKVNETVDIIGIKTEKTTTTVTGIEMFRKLLDEGQAGENVGLLLRGIKREDVERGQCIIKPGSVTPHTEFEATAYILSKDEGGRHTPFFNNYRPQFYFRTTDVTGVVTLKEGTEMVMPGDNAEMTVNLIQPVAMEEGLRFTIREGGRTVGAGQVTKINK, from the coding sequence GTGGCGAAGGCGAAGTTCGAGCGGACTAAGCCGCACGTCAACATCGGCACCATCGGTCACGTCGACCACGGTAAGACCACTCTTACCGCGGCGATCACCAAGGTGCTGCACGACGCGTACCCGGACCTGAACCCCTTCACGCCGTTCGACGAGATCGACAAGGCGCCGGAAGAGCGTCAGCGCGGTATCACGATCTCGATCGCTCACGTTGAGTACCAGACCGAGTCGCGTCACTACGCCCACGTCGACTGCCCGGGTCACGCGGACTACATCAAGAACATGATCACCGGTGCCGCCCAGATGGACGGCGCGATCCTCGTGGTCGCCGCGACCGACGGTCCGATGCCGCAGACCAAGGAGCACGTGCTCCTGGCCCGCCAGTCCGGCGTTCCGTACATCGTCGTCGCCCTGAACAAGGCCGACATGGTGGACGACGAGGAGATCCTGGAGCTCGTCGAGCTCGAGGTCCGTGAGCTCCTCTCCGAGTACGAGTTCGACGGCGACAACGCTCCCGTCGTCCAGGTCTCGGCGCTGAAGGCGCTCGAGGGCGACAAGGAGTGGGGCGAGAAGCTCCTCGGCCTCATGAAGGCCGTGGACGAGAACATCCCGCAGCCCGAGCGTGACGTCGACAAGCCGTTCCTGATGCCGATCGAGGACGTCTTCACGATCACCGGTCGTGGCACCGTCGTCACCGGTCGTATCGAGCGTGGTGTCCTCAAGGTCAACGAGACCGTCGACATCATCGGCATCAAGACCGAGAAGACCACCACCACGGTCACCGGCATCGAGATGTTCCGCAAGCTGCTCGACGAGGGCCAGGCCGGTGAGAACGTCGGTCTGCTCCTCCGTGGCATCAAGCGCGAGGACGTCGAGCGCGGCCAGTGCATCATCAAGCCGGGTTCGGTCACCCCGCACACCGAGTTCGAGGCCACGGCCTACATCCTGTCGAAGGACGAGGGTGGCCGTCACACCCCGTTCTTCAACAACTACCGTCCGCAGTTCTACTTCCGTACGACTGACGTGACCGGTGTCGTGACCCTCAAGGAGGGCACGGAGATGGTCATGCCCGGCGACAACGCCGAGATGACCGTCAACCTGATCCAGCCCGTCGCGATGGAGGAGGGCCTGCGCTTCACCATCCGTGAGGGCGGCCGCACCGTCGGCGCCGGCCAGGTCACCAAGATCAACAAGTAA